From one Bos indicus x Bos taurus breed Angus x Brahman F1 hybrid chromosome 7, Bos_hybrid_MaternalHap_v2.0, whole genome shotgun sequence genomic stretch:
- the ARMC6 gene encoding armadillo repeat-containing protein 6 isoform X2 — protein MPEGKEVQGSNLPGVDLSNIVKMTPKVSADGPQDLIHDILQALDDLQESLARSCPQEVSAHLTRFCEQCKEQKACRFLAAEKGAYSVLLETWKLAAAGDQGLLLQALNALSALTDGQPDLLDTQGLQLLVATLAHNADSAHVTCSGIRCVRLACLKHEQNRQSLVKAGVLPLLTGAIARHSRCADVVREACWALRVMTFDDDIRVPFGHAHDHAKMIVQENGGLKVLIEAAKVFPDNPSILSELCSTLSRLAVRNEFCQEVVDLGGLSVLVALLADCNDHQELVKQVLSALRAIAGNDDVKDAIVRAGGTESIVAAMTRHLASPQVCEQSCAALCVLALRKPANSRVIMEGGGAQAALQAMKAHPQEAGVQKQACMLIRNLVARSQAFSQPILDLGAEALISRARAAHRDCEDVAKAALRDLGCHVELRELWTGQKGDLAP, from the exons GCCCTGGATGACCTGCAGGAGTCCTTGGCCCGCTCTTGCCCCCAGGAGGTGTCCGCACACCTCACCCGCTTCTGCGAGCAGTGCAAGGAGCAGAAGGCCTGCCGCTTCCTGGCAGCCGAGAAGGGGGCCTACTCCGTCCTCCTGGAGACCTGGAAGTTGGCCGCCGCGGGTGACCagggcctcctcctccaggccctCAATGCCCTGTCTGCCCTGACTGATGGCCAGCCGGACCTCCTGGACACCCAGGGCCTGCAGCTGCTCGTGGCCACGCTGGCCCACAACGCTGACTCGGCCCACGTGACCTGCTCCGGGATCCGCTGTGTGCGCCTCGCCTGCCTGAAGCACGAGCAGAACCGGCAGAGCCTGGTGAAGGCCGGCGTGCTGCCCCTGCTGACGGGTGCCATTGCCCGGCACAGCCGCTGTGCCGACGTGGTCCGCGAGGCCTGCTGGGCCCTGCGCGTCATGACCTTTGACGACGACATCCGTGTGCCCTTCGGCCATGCCCACGACCACGCCAAGATGATCGTGCAGGAGAATGGAGGCTTAAAGGTGCTCATTGAGGCCGCCAAAG TGTTCCCCGACAATCCCAGCATCCTGAGCGAGCTGTGCAGCACCCTGTCCCGCCTGGCTGTCCGCAACGAGTTCTGCCAGGAGGTCGTCGACCTCGGGGGCCTCAGCGTCTTGGTGGCCCTGCTGGCTGACTGCAATGACCACCAG gagctggtgaagcaGGTGCTGAGTGCTCTGAGGGCCATTGCAGGCAACGATGATGTGAAAGATGCCATCGTCCGCGCCGGCGGGACCGAGTCCATTGTGGCCGCCATGACCCGGCACCTGGCCAGTCCCCAG GTGTGCGAGCAGAGCTGTGCAGCCCTGTGCGTCCTGGCCCTGCGCAAGCCAGCGAACAGCCGCGTCATCATGGAGGGCGGCGGGGCCCAGGCCGCACTGCAGGCCATGAAGGCACACCCTCAGGAGGCTGGCGTCCAA AAACAGGCCTGCATGCTGATCCGGAACCTGGTGGCCCGCAGCCAAGCCTTCTCACAGCCCATCCTGGACCTGGGGGCTGAGGCCCTCATCTCGCGAGCCCGAGCCGCCCACCGTGACTGTGAGGACGTGGCCAAGGCTGCCCTGCGGGACCTGGGCTGCCATGTCGAGCTCCGGGAGCTGTGGACTGGCCAGAAGGGCGACCTGGCGCCGTGA